The proteins below are encoded in one region of Flavobacterium nackdongense:
- a CDS encoding type II toxin-antitoxin system RelE/ParE family toxin: protein MKIEWTLLAKIDYWKNIEYLENHWSEKEVLNFINEINHSLNLLEKGNVIFIKSDYSNVYKMVVIKQITIYYSIEKDSLFLLRFWNNYQDLSNFKLK from the coding sequence ATGAAGATTGAATGGACTTTATTAGCCAAAATAGATTATTGGAAAAATATTGAATATCTTGAAAACCATTGGTCTGAAAAGGAAGTTTTGAATTTCATTAATGAAATCAATCATTCTCTGAATTTATTAGAAAAAGGGAATGTGATTTTTATAAAATCTGACTATTCGAATGTTTATAAAATGGTGGTAATAAAGCAAATTACTATTTATTATTCCATTGAAAAAGACAGTCTTTTCTTGTTGCGATTTTGGAATAATTACCAAGATTTGAGTAATTTTAAATTAAAATAA
- the rlmN gene encoding 23S rRNA (adenine(2503)-C(2))-methyltransferase RlmN, whose translation MMEKKDIRAVSKEELRAFFVANGDKAFRGNQVYEWLWSKGAHSFEDMTNVSKATREMLENHFVINHIKVDKMQRSEDGTVKNAVRLHDGLVVESVLIPTNTRTTACVSSQVGCSLDCNFCATARLKRMRNLEPAEIYDQVIAIDKESRLYYNHPLSNIVFMGMGEPLMNYNNVMKAIEMITSDEGLGMSPKRITVSTSGIPKMIKKMADDEVKFNLAVSLHSAIDEIRSRIMPFSQSFPLADLRESLEYWYRKTKSKISFEYVVWKGINDDKASIDALVKFCKYFPCKVNLIEYNPIDDGEFQQAAEESINAYIKALEATGIIVKVRRSRGKDIDAACGQLANKEA comes from the coding sequence ATGATGGAAAAAAAAGACATTCGAGCGGTATCCAAAGAAGAATTACGTGCGTTTTTTGTTGCCAATGGCGATAAAGCTTTTCGCGGCAACCAAGTATATGAATGGTTGTGGAGCAAAGGCGCTCACAGTTTTGAGGATATGACCAATGTTTCAAAAGCCACTCGCGAAATGCTCGAAAATCATTTTGTCATCAATCACATCAAAGTGGATAAAATGCAACGTAGCGAAGACGGAACGGTAAAAAATGCAGTTCGTTTGCACGATGGTTTGGTGGTAGAAAGTGTTTTGATTCCAACTAATACTCGAACCACAGCTTGCGTTTCGAGTCAAGTGGGTTGTAGTTTGGATTGCAATTTTTGTGCTACGGCAAGACTCAAAAGAATGCGAAATCTGGAACCTGCCGAAATTTACGATCAGGTTATTGCCATCGATAAAGAAAGTCGTTTGTATTACAATCATCCGTTGTCGAATATCGTTTTTATGGGAATGGGCGAACCCTTGATGAATTACAATAATGTGATGAAAGCCATCGAAATGATTACCTCAGACGAAGGTTTGGGAATGTCCCCAAAACGCATCACGGTTTCGACTTCTGGGATTCCCAAAATGATCAAAAAAATGGCCGATGATGAAGTAAAATTCAATTTAGCTGTTTCACTACATTCTGCTATTGATGAAATTCGTTCGCGGATTATGCCTTTCAGCCAGAGTTTTCCATTGGCAGATTTACGCGAATCCCTGGAATATTGGTATCGAAAAACTAAGAGTAAAATTTCATTTGAATATGTAGTTTGGAAAGGCATTAATGACGATAAAGCTTCTATCGATGCTTTGGTCAAATTCTGTAAATACTTTCCTTGCAAAGTCAATCTTATCGAATACAATCCCATCGATGATGGTGAGTTTCAACAAGCTGCAGAAGAATCCATCAATGCCTACATCAAAGCACTTGAGGCTACGGGAATTATAGTAAAAGTACGCAGAAGTCGCGGCAAAGACATTGATGCAGCCTGCGGGCAATTGGCCAATAAAGAAGCATAA
- a CDS encoding polyprenyl synthetase family protein, with translation MNITSQIKQPIFKEMELFEKKFYESMSSKVALLNRITYYIVNRKGKQMRPMFVFLTAKMVSAGIVNERTYRGASVIELIHTATLVHDDVVDDSNRRRGFFSINALWKNKIAVLVGDYLLSKGLLLSIDYGDFDLLRIISVAVREMSEGELLQIEKARRLDISEEVYYEIIRKKTATLIAACCALGAKSVIEDEVQVENMRNFGTLIGMAFQIKDDLFDYTDDAIGKPTGIDIKEQKMTLPLIHVLNNCTPKEKSWLINSIKNHNKDKKRVKEVIAFVKDNNGLVYAEQKMAQFQQEALQLLDNYPKSEFKDALILMVNYVIERKK, from the coding sequence ATGAACATTACCTCTCAAATAAAGCAGCCTATTTTTAAAGAAATGGAACTTTTCGAAAAAAAGTTCTACGAATCGATGTCTTCAAAAGTGGCTTTGCTCAACAGAATCACCTATTACATCGTCAATCGAAAAGGTAAACAAATGCGACCGATGTTTGTTTTTTTGACTGCCAAAATGGTTTCTGCCGGAATCGTAAACGAAAGAACCTACCGCGGCGCCTCAGTCATCGAATTGATTCACACTGCCACTTTAGTTCACGATGATGTAGTCGATGATAGTAATCGGCGGAGAGGTTTTTTCTCGATCAATGCCCTTTGGAAAAACAAAATTGCCGTACTTGTAGGTGATTACCTCCTTTCAAAAGGTTTGCTTTTGTCTATCGACTACGGCGATTTCGATTTACTGAGAATCATTTCGGTGGCGGTTCGCGAAATGAGTGAAGGCGAACTATTGCAAATAGAAAAAGCTCGAAGACTTGACATATCTGAAGAGGTGTACTACGAAATTATCCGAAAAAAAACAGCGACTTTAATAGCCGCTTGTTGTGCTTTGGGGGCCAAATCAGTGATTGAGGATGAAGTTCAGGTCGAAAATATGCGAAATTTTGGCACACTCATCGGCATGGCATTTCAAATCAAAGATGATTTGTTCGATTATACCGATGATGCCATTGGCAAACCAACAGGAATTGACATCAAGGAACAAAAAATGACTTTGCCGCTGATTCACGTTTTAAATAATTGCACTCCCAAAGAAAAGTCTTGGCTTATCAATTCAATAAAAAATCATAACAAAGACAAAAAACGTGTAAAAGAAGTAATTGCTTTCGTAAAAGACAATAATGGCTTGGTGTATGCCGAACAAAAAATGGCGCAATTCCAGCAAGAAGCCTTACAACTTTTAGATAATTACCCTAAATCCGAATTCAAAGACGCCCTGATTTTGATGGTAAATTACGTTATCGAAAGAAAAAAATAA
- a CDS encoding RNA polymerase sigma factor produces MKVIQFNQEENEIIRLAIENNRSAQQKIYAKFSPKMLSVCRQYIKDLHQAEDVMITAFMKVFSHLKNFENKGSFEGWIRRIMINECISHIRVQKKLNFLDEEHYLEESFNNIESQFSVDDIQFLIDSLPDGYKIIFNLYAIEGYKHKEISNMLGINEGTSKSQLSHARKLLKEQILTLKNYSNGTA; encoded by the coding sequence TTGAAAGTAATTCAGTTTAACCAAGAAGAAAATGAAATCATTCGTTTGGCCATCGAGAATAATCGCTCGGCCCAACAAAAGATTTATGCCAAATTTTCTCCGAAAATGTTAAGTGTTTGCCGGCAATATATAAAAGATTTACATCAAGCCGAAGACGTTATGATTACCGCTTTTATGAAAGTGTTTTCGCATTTGAAAAATTTTGAAAACAAGGGAAGCTTCGAAGGTTGGATCAGACGAATTATGATCAACGAATGCATTTCGCATATTAGGGTTCAAAAAAAGCTTAATTTTCTGGATGAGGAACATTATCTAGAAGAAAGCTTCAACAACATCGAAAGTCAATTTTCAGTCGACGATATTCAGTTTTTAATTGACAGTTTACCCGATGGTTATAAAATAATTTTCAATTTATACGCCATAGAAGGATACAAACACAAGGAAATCTCGAATATGTTGGGAATTAACGAAGGAACCTCGAAATCGCAATTGTCACACGCTCGCAAATTATTAAAAGAGCAAATACTGACGCTAAAAAATTACAGCAATGGAACAGCATAA
- the dnaG gene encoding DNA primase has protein sequence MISKTTIDSVFETARVEEVIGDFVQLKRAGSNFKGLSPFSDERSPSFMVSPAKGIWKDFSSGKGGNSVAFLMEHSHFTYPEAIRYLAKKYNIEIEETEQTDEEKANTDVRESMYLVSEFAKDYFHNTLLHSEEGKAIGLSYFKERGFTGETIKKFALGYSPETWDAFTKEALGKGYKLEFLESTGLTIPRDDRPFDRFKGRVMFPIQSMSGRILGFGGRILANDKKAAKYLNSPESEIYHKSKVLYGIFQAKQAIAKENNCYLVEGYTDVIQFNQAGIENVVASSGTALTPDQIRLINRLTKNITVLFDGDAAGLRASIRGIDLILEEGMNVKVCAFPDGEDPDSFAKKTPYEELVKYLDENAKDFIQFKASLLMNDAKNDPIKKADLIRDMVVSISKIPDRIQREIYVQECARIMDISEQVLVSTLAQLVQKDISELGKKQKQEQKAFEVVKNESPIQVQKIDILYGLERKIIEILLLYGNSTQEFEDVLLKTDEEGEIREFTEKRAYKVFQRIYLSLQEDEVELANPLFRAIYNNLIDFLNQNETFSVEHYLMHLHPDFAQEVTDIVMADERVVLHNWEGQNIFPKTKDQTIGQYVSETILTLRWYLVDRIIEELKNSISSESNSDNIELLSTVMDYSKLINSFSKKLGRVMSRYN, from the coding sequence TTGATTTCAAAAACCACCATAGATTCTGTTTTCGAAACTGCTCGAGTTGAAGAAGTCATTGGCGATTTTGTACAATTAAAACGTGCCGGAAGCAACTTCAAAGGCTTGAGTCCCTTCTCGGACGAGCGCTCCCCATCGTTTATGGTCTCACCTGCCAAAGGCATTTGGAAAGATTTTAGCTCAGGAAAAGGTGGGAATTCTGTGGCGTTCTTGATGGAACATTCCCATTTTACTTATCCGGAAGCCATTCGATATTTGGCAAAAAAATACAATATCGAAATCGAAGAAACCGAACAAACGGACGAGGAAAAAGCCAATACTGATGTTCGCGAAAGTATGTATTTGGTTTCGGAATTTGCCAAAGATTATTTTCACAACACCCTTTTGCATTCAGAAGAAGGCAAAGCTATTGGCCTCTCCTATTTCAAAGAAAGAGGTTTTACAGGCGAAACCATAAAGAAATTTGCGCTTGGATACTCGCCCGAAACTTGGGATGCATTTACCAAAGAGGCTTTGGGCAAAGGCTATAAATTAGAATTTCTGGAAAGCACCGGACTGACTATCCCTCGGGATGACCGACCATTCGACCGTTTCAAAGGCAGAGTAATGTTTCCTATTCAGAGTATGTCGGGAAGGATTTTGGGTTTCGGCGGAAGAATTTTAGCGAATGACAAAAAAGCCGCCAAATACCTCAATTCGCCCGAAAGTGAAATTTACCACAAAAGCAAAGTCTTGTATGGAATTTTCCAAGCCAAACAAGCCATTGCCAAAGAAAATAACTGCTATCTGGTCGAAGGATACACCGATGTCATTCAGTTCAATCAAGCGGGAATAGAAAATGTAGTAGCCTCGTCAGGAACGGCTTTGACACCCGACCAAATTCGTTTAATCAACAGATTAACCAAAAATATTACTGTCCTTTTTGACGGCGATGCTGCAGGATTACGCGCATCTATCAGAGGAATCGACCTGATTCTCGAAGAAGGAATGAACGTAAAAGTTTGTGCTTTTCCCGATGGCGAAGACCCCGATAGTTTTGCAAAGAAGACGCCTTACGAGGAATTGGTCAAGTATTTAGACGAAAATGCTAAAGATTTCATTCAGTTCAAAGCCTCACTATTGATGAATGATGCCAAAAACGACCCCATCAAAAAAGCCGATTTAATTCGGGATATGGTGGTGAGTATTTCTAAAATTCCAGACCGGATTCAAAGAGAAATTTATGTTCAGGAATGTGCTCGCATTATGGACATTTCGGAGCAAGTTTTGGTGAGTACATTGGCGCAATTGGTTCAAAAAGACATTTCTGAACTAGGAAAAAAGCAAAAACAAGAGCAAAAAGCTTTTGAAGTTGTCAAAAATGAATCGCCAATTCAGGTGCAAAAAATCGATATTCTTTATGGCTTGGAACGAAAAATTATCGAAATTCTGTTGTTATACGGAAATAGCACCCAAGAATTTGAAGATGTCCTTTTGAAAACCGACGAAGAGGGCGAAATAAGAGAATTTACTGAAAAAAGAGCCTATAAAGTATTTCAACGAATATATTTAAGCTTACAAGAGGACGAGGTAGAACTTGCCAATCCTTTATTCAGAGCTATTTACAACAACCTAATTGATTTCCTAAATCAAAATGAAACGTTTAGTGTCGAACACTATTTAATGCATTTGCATCCCGATTTTGCTCAGGAAGTAACCGATATTGTCATGGCCGACGAAAGAGTTGTATTGCACAACTGGGAAGGACAAAATATTTTCCCAAAAACCAAGGACCAAACCATTGGCCAATATGTATCGGAAACTATTCTAACTTTAAGATGGTATTTAGTGGATAGAATCATAGAAGAATTAAAAAACTCAATATCATCAGAATCAAATTCTGATAACATTGAGCTTTTATCGACGGTGATGGATTACTCCAAACTCATCAATTCCTTTTCGAAAAAATTGGGAAGAGTAATGTCTCGCTATAACTAA
- a CDS encoding response regulator transcription factor, with protein MIKVCLANNHPVVHFGVKSYFKDHDSISIVANVGNFLMVRDILLTKEIDVLILDLELEGLSSIFEVKNILKNFPKTKIIIFSDLSEQIYAPNAIKAGVAGFVSQKEKLETLGQAIIKVNQGKIIIDETVKKNLALIAKQNKSERLYRKLSNREVEVLRYLSDGKKNNEISKILSLNEKTISTYKLRLLQKLNVTNLVDLVNKAKTLEIV; from the coding sequence ATGATCAAAGTTTGTTTAGCCAATAACCACCCCGTAGTGCATTTCGGTGTAAAATCGTATTTCAAAGATCACGATTCCATCTCGATTGTAGCCAATGTTGGAAATTTTTTAATGGTAAGAGACATCCTCCTGACTAAGGAGATTGATGTATTGATCTTGGATCTGGAATTAGAAGGTCTTTCAAGTATTTTTGAAGTTAAAAATATTTTGAAAAATTTTCCAAAGACAAAAATCATCATTTTTAGCGACCTTTCGGAACAAATATATGCTCCAAACGCCATAAAAGCTGGAGTTGCAGGTTTTGTTTCTCAGAAAGAAAAACTAGAAACTTTAGGACAAGCTATTATTAAAGTGAATCAAGGTAAGATTATCATTGATGAAACTGTTAAGAAAAACCTTGCTCTTATCGCCAAGCAAAACAAAAGTGAGCGTTTGTATCGCAAACTTTCGAATCGCGAAGTCGAAGTTTTACGCTATTTGAGTGATGGTAAGAAAAACAATGAGATTTCTAAAATCTTGAGTCTTAACGAAAAAACCATTAGTACCTATAAACTCAGATTATTGCAGAAATTGAATGTTACTAATTTAGTAGATTTGGTAAACAAAGCCAAAACTCTAGAAATAGTTTAG
- the nadE gene encoding NAD(+) synthase produces the protein MSKKSTIQVEKVNAHIVNWLKTYAENAKVNGFVVGISGGVDSAVTSTLCAQTGLPTLCVEMPIHQAPSQVNRGREHIEQLMTRFSNVTTIEADLTAVFENFKSIVPTVPDLDKVNLSLANTRARLRMTTLYYFAGIHGLLVAGTGNKVEDFGVGFYTKYGDGGVDLSPIADLMKSDVYALGEYLQIPASILQASPTDGLFGDDRTDEDQLGASYDELEWAMLEEEQGKSADDFAGREKIVFEIYKKLNASNQHKMREIPVCFVSNDIK, from the coding sequence ATGTCTAAAAAAAGCACTATTCAGGTCGAAAAAGTAAATGCACACATTGTCAATTGGTTAAAAACCTATGCTGAAAACGCAAAAGTTAATGGATTTGTTGTGGGGATTTCGGGAGGAGTCGATTCGGCGGTTACTTCTACGCTGTGCGCGCAAACTGGTTTGCCTACTTTGTGTGTGGAAATGCCGATTCATCAAGCGCCTAGCCAAGTAAATCGCGGTCGGGAGCATATCGAACAATTGATGACAAGATTTTCGAATGTGACTACTATTGAGGCTGATTTGACCGCTGTTTTTGAAAATTTCAAATCTATTGTTCCAACTGTGCCTGATTTAGACAAAGTGAATTTATCTTTAGCCAATACTCGTGCGCGTTTGCGAATGACTACTTTGTATTATTTTGCTGGAATTCACGGGTTGTTAGTAGCTGGAACTGGGAATAAAGTAGAGGATTTTGGTGTTGGTTTTTACACTAAATACGGCGATGGTGGAGTGGATTTGAGTCCAATTGCGGATTTAATGAAGTCGGATGTGTATGCTTTGGGGGAATATTTGCAAATTCCCGCCTCAATTTTACAGGCTTCGCCGACGGATGGATTATTTGGTGATGATCGAACCGACGAGGATCAATTGGGAGCGAGTTATGACGAGTTGGAATGGGCAATGCTGGAGGAAGAGCAAGGAAAATCCGCTGATGATTTTGCTGGACGGGAGAAAATAGTCTTCGAAATTTATAAGAAATTGAATGCCAGCAATCAGCATAAAATGCGTGAAATTCCTGTTTGTTTCGTTTCAAATGATATTAAGTAG
- the gldB gene encoding gliding motility lipoprotein GldB, giving the protein MKKILLLLTILIAFASCDKKTKVEKAVEKIPVEIKVERFDQAFFETPPTNLNKLKKDFPYFFAKETPDSIWLEKMQNPLWRELYTEVQKKYSNFEPVKKDLNILFKHLKYYFPETKTPKVITVIAEMDYNNKVIYTDSLLIIALELYLGKEHKFYQFPNYLKQNFEQKQMMPDVVSSFSTHKIAPPQDSSLLSQMVYYGKQLYLKDLLLPDYTDADKMGYTVEQNKWCVENEGYMWRYFLENELLYSDDQKLGNRFINSAPFSKFYLEIDNESPGRVGAWIGWQMVRSFMKNNEAVPLEKMLQMNAKELFEQSKYKPKKNGE; this is encoded by the coding sequence ATGAAAAAAATCCTTTTACTACTTACCATACTAATTGCTTTTGCTTCTTGCGACAAGAAAACAAAAGTGGAAAAAGCGGTCGAAAAAATTCCCGTCGAAATCAAAGTGGAGCGCTTTGACCAAGCTTTTTTTGAAACTCCTCCCACCAATTTAAACAAACTAAAAAAAGATTTTCCCTATTTCTTTGCAAAAGAAACACCAGACAGCATTTGGTTAGAAAAAATGCAAAATCCACTGTGGCGAGAACTATACACAGAAGTGCAAAAAAAATATTCCAATTTCGAACCCGTCAAAAAAGACCTGAACATTCTTTTCAAACACCTAAAATATTATTTCCCGGAAACTAAAACACCAAAAGTCATCACAGTTATCGCCGAAATGGATTACAACAATAAAGTGATTTATACGGATAGTTTGCTGATTATTGCCCTAGAATTATACTTAGGAAAAGAACATAAATTTTATCAATTTCCCAACTATTTGAAACAGAATTTCGAGCAAAAACAAATGATGCCAGATGTAGTTTCGAGTTTTTCGACACATAAAATCGCTCCGCCTCAGGACAGCTCGTTATTGAGCCAAATGGTGTATTATGGGAAACAATTGTACCTAAAAGACCTCCTACTCCCCGATTATACCGATGCCGACAAAATGGGTTATACCGTAGAACAAAATAAGTGGTGCGTAGAAAACGAAGGCTATATGTGGCGCTACTTTCTAGAAAACGAATTGCTCTACAGCGACGATCAAAAATTAGGGAATCGATTCATCAACTCCGCCCCATTTTCGAAATTTTATCTCGAAATCGACAATGAATCTCCCGGGAGAGTTGGCGCTTGGATCGGCTGGCAAATGGTACGCTCTTTTATGAAAAATAATGAGGCTGTACCCCTCGAAAAAATGCTACAAATGAATGCGAAAGAATTATTTGAACAATCTAAATATAAACCCAAAAAAAATGGCGAATAA
- the gldC gene encoding gliding motility protein GldC: MANNNTSEIKINIELDENRIPEKLSWAAVEGGVELEQAKAFILSVWNSDEKTTKCIELWTKDMSVDEMKIFFHQTLLSMTETFQKATGDEKMSATMQDFCDYFAEKLELRK, translated from the coding sequence ATGGCGAATAACAACACCTCCGAGATTAAAATAAACATTGAATTAGACGAAAACCGAATTCCCGAAAAATTATCTTGGGCCGCAGTCGAAGGTGGTGTCGAATTAGAGCAGGCCAAAGCATTCATACTTTCCGTTTGGAACAGCGACGAAAAAACCACAAAATGTATCGAATTATGGACCAAAGATATGTCTGTCGATGAAATGAAAATTTTCTTTCACCAAACCTTACTTTCGATGACCGAAACCTTTCAAAAAGCTACCGGAGACGAAAAAATGTCGGCGACGATGCAAGATTTTTGCGATTATTTTGCCGAGAAATTAGAATTAAGAAAGTAA
- the folK gene encoding 2-amino-4-hydroxy-6-hydroxymethyldihydropteridine diphosphokinase, whose amino-acid sequence MKSQNQVILSLGTNQGNRLRNIENCIQLIHQEVGTVIKISKLYESPSWGFESDAFYNCALVLHTFLPADAVLSKILEIENQLGRIRTSSSEYQSRSIDVDLIAFNEEIIDSENLQVPHPLMQNRNFVLMPILDLNLNWIHPIFHKKVAELIEISPDKSVCTIVHDLENPLDSIPLEQFNYIAFEGNIGAGKTTLATKIAEDFNAKTVLERFADNPFLPKFYEDQNRYAFPLEMSFLADRYKQLSDDLAQFDLFSDFIVADYHIFKSLIFAKITLAEDEYRLYRTLFDIVYREMPKPDLYVYLYQNTERLLANIKKRGRDYEQNIPADYLDKINSGYLDYIKSQTNLNVLIIDVSDRDFVKNQEDYLYILSEIQQKISLLS is encoded by the coding sequence ATGAAATCACAAAATCAAGTCATTTTATCCCTCGGAACCAATCAAGGCAATCGCCTTCGAAATATAGAAAATTGCATTCAATTGATTCATCAGGAAGTGGGGACGGTAATCAAAATTTCAAAGTTGTACGAGTCGCCGTCTTGGGGTTTTGAGAGCGATGCATTTTACAATTGTGCCTTGGTTTTGCATACTTTTTTACCTGCAGATGCTGTTTTATCAAAAATTTTGGAAATCGAAAACCAATTGGGGCGCATCAGAACTAGCTCGTCAGAATACCAATCCCGTTCTATCGATGTTGATTTGATTGCTTTCAACGAGGAGATTATTGACAGCGAAAATCTTCAGGTGCCTCATCCGTTGATGCAAAACAGGAATTTTGTTTTGATGCCAATACTGGACTTGAACTTAAACTGGATTCATCCCATTTTTCATAAAAAAGTTGCCGAGTTGATCGAAATTTCACCGGATAAAAGTGTATGCACAATAGTTCATGACCTCGAAAACCCTTTGGATTCGATTCCGCTGGAGCAGTTCAATTATATTGCTTTTGAAGGGAATATTGGAGCAGGAAAAACAACTTTGGCTACGAAAATTGCCGAGGACTTTAACGCTAAAACAGTTTTGGAACGCTTTGCCGACAATCCGTTTCTGCCTAAATTTTACGAAGATCAAAATCGCTACGCTTTTCCGCTTGAAATGTCCTTCCTTGCCGACAGGTACAAACAATTGTCGGATGATTTAGCACAGTTCGATTTGTTCAGCGATTTTATTGTGGCCGATTATCATATTTTTAAATCCTTGATTTTTGCCAAAATTACCTTGGCAGAAGATGAATATCGATTGTATCGCACCCTTTTTGATATCGTGTACAGGGAAATGCCAAAACCAGATTTGTACGTGTATTTATATCAAAATACAGAGCGATTGTTGGCCAATATTAAAAAGCGAGGCAGGGATTACGAACAAAATATTCCAGCGGATTATTTAGACAAAATTAATTCGGGTTATTTGGATTACATCAAATCTCAAACCAATTTAAATGTGCTAATTATTGATGTTTCAGATCGAGATTTTGTAAAAAACCAAGAAGATTACCTTTATATTTTGTCCGAAATTCAACAGAAAATCAGCTTACTTTCTTAA
- the sppA gene encoding signal peptide peptidase SppA, whose translation MRFLGNVLATIVGLFVFLMLFFFGIVLIAAVFGGESEEIAVKSDSVIELKLNDITDDYAGKYKDPWVAILADGEKVGLSDILNAIENAKTDNDIKGISILNGDSELGMAQRKALRSALEDFKKSGKFVMAYANAYSQNEYYLNSVANTIYINPVGDFDFKGLSAELMFFKDLQEKSGIKMEVIRHGKYKSAVEPFLENKMSDANREQTLSLLNSVWSSVLEDISKSRNISVAKLNEIANNLLARTPEMAKAEKLVDVIAYEDEYHNAIRKILKVDKDEDYNKVSIVEYAQKVATTAEISDAQDKIAIIYAQGEITGGEGDINTIGEGSMNRSLIEARKDKNVKAIVLRIDSPGGSALTSDLIWREIELTKKVKPVVVSMGNYAASGGYYIACNAHKIFAENNTITGSIGVFGVLPNFTPLATKIGIHTEQVKTNENAAEYSPFVPMDEKFKSVTQEGVENVYKTFISHVAQGRRMTVAQVDSIGQGRVWSGSQALKIGLVDKIGGLDAAIKEAASLSKTKKYSTQNFPEYEKDINDIFKSLPFAQSKESFIKEELGEETFRLMEQIKRVQTRKGIQAMLPFEINIQ comes from the coding sequence ATGAGATTTTTAGGAAATGTTTTGGCCACCATCGTTGGTTTATTTGTTTTTTTGATGCTATTCTTTTTTGGCATTGTGCTTATTGCAGCCGTTTTCGGAGGGGAATCGGAAGAAATAGCGGTAAAAAGCGATTCGGTAATTGAATTAAAATTAAACGATATCACCGATGACTATGCAGGAAAATACAAAGATCCTTGGGTCGCCATTTTAGCCGATGGTGAAAAAGTAGGACTATCAGATATTCTCAATGCGATTGAAAATGCAAAAACAGACAATGATATCAAAGGAATATCCATTTTGAATGGTGATTCCGAATTGGGAATGGCCCAAAGAAAAGCCTTGCGAAGCGCCTTGGAAGACTTCAAAAAATCGGGAAAATTTGTGATGGCCTACGCCAATGCGTATTCGCAAAACGAGTATTACTTGAATTCGGTTGCCAACACTATTTATATCAATCCTGTAGGCGATTTCGATTTCAAAGGTTTATCGGCAGAATTGATGTTTTTCAAAGATTTACAAGAAAAATCAGGTATTAAAATGGAAGTGATTCGACACGGAAAATACAAAAGCGCCGTCGAACCCTTTTTAGAGAATAAAATGAGTGATGCCAACAGAGAACAGACGTTGTCGTTGTTGAATTCAGTTTGGAGTTCAGTTTTAGAAGACATTTCGAAAAGCAGAAATATTTCAGTGGCCAAATTAAACGAAATTGCAAACAACTTACTAGCCAGAACTCCCGAAATGGCAAAAGCCGAAAAACTCGTCGATGTGATTGCTTACGAAGACGAATACCACAATGCTATTCGAAAAATATTGAAAGTGGACAAAGACGAAGATTACAACAAAGTAAGCATTGTAGAATATGCTCAAAAAGTAGCGACAACCGCCGAAATCTCTGATGCCCAAGATAAAATTGCCATTATTTACGCTCAAGGCGAAATTACAGGAGGTGAAGGCGACATCAATACCATTGGAGAAGGCTCGATGAATCGCTCATTAATCGAGGCCAGAAAAGACAAAAATGTAAAAGCGATTGTGCTTCGCATAGACAGTCCAGGCGGAAGTGCCTTGACCTCGGATTTGATTTGGCGTGAAATCGAATTGACTAAAAAAGTAAAACCCGTAGTGGTTTCTATGGGGAATTATGCCGCTTCCGGCGGTTATTATATCGCTTGTAATGCCCACAAAATTTTTGCCGAAAATAATACCATTACGGGTTCCATTGGGGTTTTTGGGGTTTTGCCCAATTTCACGCCCTTGGCCACAAAAATTGGCATTCATACCGAACAAGTCAAAACCAACGAAAACGCTGCGGAGTACAGCCCTTTTGTACCAATGGATGAAAAATTCAAATCCGTGACACAAGAAGGTGTAGAGAACGTGTACAAAACATTTATATCCCACGTTGCTCAAGGAAGACGGATGACTGTTGCCCAAGTCGATTCTATTGGTCAGGGGCGAGTTTGGTCGGGTTCTCAAGCTTTGAAAATAGGGCTTGTGGATAAAATTGGTGGTTTGGACGCCGCCATAAAAGAAGCAGCGAGCCTATCCAAAACCAAAAAATACAGCACTCAAAACTTTCCGGAATACGAAAAAGATATAAACGACATTTTCAAAAGTTTGCCTTTTGCACAATCGAAAGAATCGTTTATCAAAGAAGAATTGGGTGAAGAAACCTTTCGATTGATGGAACAAATCAAAAGAGTTCAAACTCGTAAAGGAATCCAGGCGATGCTGCCATTTGAAATTAATATTCAATAA